One genomic region from Fulvitalea axinellae encodes:
- a CDS encoding glycoside hydrolase family 125 protein → MNKESRRDFIKKSALAGIALGVGAHGAIAKDKYSSNRPAPSSRKFTSRAVEKKIKEIKKAIADPELAWMFENCFPNTLDTTVETGTLKGKPDTFVITGDIPAMWLRDSTAQVWPYLPLLNEDEALKRMVLGLVNRQTACILIDPYANAFNKDGSEESHWKSDHTKMRNELHERKWEIDSLCYSVRLAYGYWKRTGDASCLDADWRKASKLIVQTFKEQQRKDGNGPYSFQRTTSKYEDNVPHYGWGNPVKPVGLICSIFRPSDDSTVFPFLVPSNYFAVASLRQMAEMHTKVHNDRAFAKECNDLADEVEEALEKYAVAMHESKGKIIPFEVDGFGNRMLMDDANVPSLLSLPYLDAMDAKDPLYQRTRDFVLSEDNPYFWKGDKAEGIGGPHVGMHYIWPMSITMRALTSDNEKEIRKCLRMLKDTHAGTGFMHEGFHKDNPEKFTRSWFAWANTLFGELVMKTYNERPHILRNSI, encoded by the coding sequence ATGAATAAGGAATCACGCAGGGACTTTATCAAAAAGTCCGCATTAGCCGGTATCGCCCTTGGTGTGGGAGCCCATGGAGCTATTGCCAAAGACAAGTATTCTTCCAACAGGCCGGCGCCATCTTCTCGGAAATTCACCAGCCGGGCGGTGGAGAAAAAAATCAAGGAAATCAAGAAAGCCATCGCAGATCCCGAACTTGCCTGGATGTTCGAGAACTGTTTCCCGAATACTCTTGACACTACGGTGGAAACCGGAACGTTGAAAGGCAAGCCGGATACTTTTGTCATCACAGGCGATATTCCCGCTATGTGGCTTCGAGATTCCACGGCCCAAGTGTGGCCGTATTTGCCGTTGTTGAATGAAGATGAGGCTTTGAAGCGAATGGTTTTGGGTTTGGTAAACAGGCAAACCGCCTGTATTCTGATCGACCCTTACGCCAATGCCTTTAATAAGGACGGCTCTGAGGAAAGCCACTGGAAAAGCGACCATACCAAAATGCGCAACGAACTTCACGAGCGTAAGTGGGAGATCGATTCGCTCTGTTATTCGGTGCGCTTGGCTTACGGCTACTGGAAGCGTACCGGCGACGCCTCATGCCTTGACGCTGACTGGCGAAAGGCCTCTAAGCTGATCGTTCAGACATTCAAGGAACAACAGCGCAAAGACGGAAACGGCCCATACTCTTTCCAAAGAACCACTTCAAAATACGAAGACAACGTACCGCACTACGGTTGGGGCAACCCAGTGAAACCGGTCGGCCTGATTTGCTCGATCTTCCGTCCGTCCGACGACAGCACGGTATTTCCGTTCTTGGTTCCATCGAATTATTTCGCTGTTGCCTCATTGCGCCAAATGGCCGAGATGCACACCAAAGTACACAACGACAGGGCATTCGCCAAAGAATGTAACGACTTGGCCGACGAAGTGGAAGAGGCTTTGGAAAAATACGCGGTGGCTATGCACGAGTCGAAAGGTAAGATTATTCCTTTCGAAGTGGACGGCTTCGGCAACCGTATGTTGATGGACGACGCCAATGTGCCTAGTCTCCTTTCGCTTCCATACCTCGACGCAATGGACGCCAAAGACCCGCTTTACCAGCGTACTCGCGATTTCGTTTTGAGCGAAGACAACCCTTACTTCTGGAAAGGCGATAAGGCCGAAGGAATCGGTGGCCCGCACGTAGGTATGCATTATATTTGGCCGATGAGTATCACCATGCGCGCCCTCACTTCCGACAACGAAAAAGAGATACGAAAATGTTTGCGTATGCTCAAGGATACGCATGCCGGCACGGGCTTTATGCACGAAGGTTTCCATAAAGACAACCCTGAGAAATTTACCCGTTCGTGGTTCGCTTGGGCAAATACGCTCTTCGGCGAATTGGTGATGAAGACTTACAACGAGCGCCCTCATATTTTGAGAAACAGTATCTAA
- a CDS encoding LytTR family DNA-binding domain-containing protein, translated as MKLIGNLNAPYPFPKGSRQKLFVAFFHGLFVYLFLLFYKPFGVDTLPDSAVYLIGYFVCLFITGVIWFFVWPQIFPKWFESKTWNVKKELLFFSSEGLSVSVLNYFYHYTFAPDLAPDYTFPEFIRITMLVALILFLVSVTVLKRVLLSWNLKNEISQDLKQGEAIPTTKVTVKGNALKFGELDVSVDEFLFARSDNNYTTFFFWKDESLKKELLRVSLKSVAEQFSEVEGIVRCHKSFIVNKDKIINISGNARSKNITLENYSAPIPVSRSTPNEMLES; from the coding sequence ATGAAATTAATTGGGAACCTAAACGCTCCATACCCATTTCCCAAAGGAAGTCGCCAAAAACTGTTCGTGGCGTTCTTTCACGGTTTGTTTGTGTATTTATTTCTGCTTTTTTATAAGCCTTTCGGAGTAGATACGCTACCTGACAGCGCCGTCTATCTCATAGGTTATTTTGTATGCTTATTTATTACGGGCGTTATTTGGTTTTTCGTCTGGCCACAGATTTTTCCGAAATGGTTTGAAAGCAAAACATGGAATGTAAAAAAAGAGCTTTTGTTCTTTTCTTCCGAAGGCCTGTCGGTGTCGGTGCTTAATTATTTTTATCATTATACATTCGCACCTGATCTTGCGCCAGATTACACTTTCCCCGAGTTTATTAGGATAACGATGTTAGTTGCGTTAATCCTATTTTTGGTGTCGGTGACGGTACTTAAACGGGTGTTGTTGTCATGGAATTTGAAAAATGAAATCTCGCAAGATTTAAAACAGGGAGAAGCCATCCCGACAACCAAAGTGACGGTTAAAGGGAACGCGTTAAAGTTCGGAGAACTGGATGTAAGCGTAGACGAATTTCTGTTCGCAAGATCGGATAACAACTATACGACTTTCTTTTTTTGGAAAGATGAAAGCTTAAAGAAAGAGCTTTTGAGAGTATCGCTAAAAAGTGTCGCCGAGCAGTTTTCGGAAGTGGAAGGAATTGTCCGATGCCACAAATCGTTTATTGTCAACAAGGACAAAATTATAAATATTTCAGGTAATGCCAGATCTAAAAACATTACTCTGGAAAACTATTCCGCGCCCATTCCTGTATCAAGAAGTACACCCAATGAAATGTTGGAGTCCTGA
- a CDS encoding TolC family protein, with product MKNSFRTALLLLLCYGGQTFGQDALDGYVELGLKNNQEYIREQLRTQRSAQELKEARSFYLPDISAGSQYLISGGGRTIGFPAGDMLNPVHTALNSLSGSDIFPTDVENEKVQLLPNDFHDTRIRLIQPLLNTSIYYGYKARSAQVSMQEAKEQAFRNSLVYRIKKAYYEHASLVEQRQILSNVRPVLVEQVDLNRKLVKNGMATADAVYNAEVELHKLDAQIARVKKGVNTSRIFFNILLNRNLEETVEVDLSSAPMIANNASLDASQELALDRRAEITQVEEGIRATEYQVKKDKTYLVPELSLMADAGYQGFGYKFDSDQDYYTVAFSLTIPIFQGGRNKAKIKKSVLAKEELESELIDLRNKIRLEVAQAHYELEEAMEIHQARMAEMTSAKENFKIISMRYREDQVLPVAYNESRANLTNAELQESVARYGIKIAEANFRRAVKAQ from the coding sequence ATGAAGAATAGTTTTCGAACAGCTTTGCTGTTGTTGTTGTGTTATGGTGGGCAAACCTTCGGACAAGATGCTTTGGATGGCTACGTGGAGCTTGGCTTGAAGAACAACCAAGAGTATATCCGAGAACAACTCCGTACTCAAAGAAGCGCCCAAGAGCTGAAGGAAGCCAGAAGTTTTTATCTGCCAGACATAAGTGCCGGAAGCCAATATTTGATTTCCGGAGGTGGCCGAACTATCGGCTTCCCAGCGGGAGATATGCTTAACCCTGTCCATACAGCGCTGAATTCCCTTTCAGGATCAGACATTTTCCCGACAGATGTGGAAAACGAAAAAGTACAACTTTTACCAAACGATTTTCACGACACTAGAATACGTTTGATACAGCCTTTGCTTAACACCTCAATCTATTATGGGTATAAGGCCCGGAGCGCACAAGTCTCGATGCAAGAGGCAAAGGAGCAAGCGTTTCGAAACAGTTTGGTTTACCGGATCAAAAAAGCCTATTACGAACACGCTTCGCTAGTGGAGCAAAGACAGATACTAAGCAACGTTCGGCCAGTTTTGGTAGAGCAAGTGGACCTGAACCGCAAGCTGGTAAAAAACGGTATGGCCACCGCTGACGCCGTTTACAACGCCGAGGTGGAACTACATAAACTCGACGCTCAAATAGCGAGAGTAAAAAAGGGTGTCAACACTTCCAGAATATTTTTCAATATCCTCTTGAACAGAAATCTGGAAGAAACGGTAGAAGTGGATCTTTCTTCGGCGCCTATGATTGCGAATAATGCGTCTTTGGATGCTTCACAAGAATTGGCTTTGGACCGTCGTGCCGAGATAACGCAAGTGGAAGAGGGCATAAGGGCCACCGAATATCAGGTCAAAAAAGACAAAACCTACCTAGTGCCCGAACTCTCGCTAATGGCGGATGCGGGTTATCAAGGCTTCGGTTATAAGTTCGACAGTGACCAAGATTATTATACAGTAGCTTTCAGCCTGACAATCCCCATTTTTCAGGGCGGAAGGAATAAGGCCAAGATAAAGAAATCGGTACTGGCCAAAGAGGAACTGGAATCCGAGCTGATAGATCTCCGGAACAAGATACGGCTGGAGGTGGCGCAAGCGCATTACGAGTTGGAAGAGGCTATGGAGATTCACCAAGCCCGAATGGCTGAAATGACATCTGCCAAAGAGAATTTCAAGATAATAAGCATGCGCTATCGGGAAGACCAGGTTTTGCCTGTGGCCTATAACGAATCCAGAGCGAACCTTACCAATGCCGAATTGCAGGAATCTGTGGCGCGATACGGAATCAAAATCGCCGAAGCGAATTTTCGCAGAGCCGTTAAGGCGCAATAG
- a CDS encoding efflux RND transporter periplasmic adaptor subunit: MRTIIMITVLAVSLFGCGKEYNTGANKRKGAPRKVRTVSAGSLSQVQPVIASGVLASKVEVTVSFKIGGVLQGLYAEEGQTVGAGKRIASLNLSEINAQVKSARQAYDKSVRDLARFCNLYKEKAATLEQKQNAKTAESVAKAQLEVAEFNQRYAKINSPVKGKVLKRFVESGQVVSAGQPIFLIGGSGSKGSQVMRVGLADREVVKLKSGDRAEMFFDAYPSKTFEAFVTEIAEKADPTTGLFEVELSLGKYRPELKSGFIGKVSLYPSKTEEVYVVPMSALVEGEVKTATVFITYDGATVHRKTLRVSEIRGDSFTVPQSELDSGAKIITAGAPYLRDRDSVVIVRHNIISPALPIL, encoded by the coding sequence ATGAGAACCATAATAATGATAACCGTACTGGCCGTTTCGCTTTTCGGCTGTGGCAAGGAATATAATACAGGGGCAAATAAGCGGAAAGGAGCGCCGAGAAAAGTAAGAACCGTTTCGGCCGGAAGTTTGTCCCAAGTTCAGCCGGTGATCGCCAGCGGGGTCTTGGCCTCTAAAGTGGAAGTTACCGTATCGTTTAAGATTGGTGGCGTGTTGCAAGGGCTTTACGCCGAGGAAGGCCAGACGGTGGGTGCCGGAAAACGGATCGCCAGCCTTAATCTTTCGGAGATAAATGCCCAAGTAAAATCGGCTCGGCAGGCCTATGATAAATCCGTGCGTGACTTGGCTAGGTTTTGTAACCTTTATAAAGAGAAAGCCGCTACGCTGGAACAAAAACAAAATGCCAAAACGGCCGAGTCCGTAGCGAAAGCGCAACTGGAAGTGGCGGAATTCAATCAACGCTACGCCAAGATCAATTCGCCGGTAAAGGGTAAAGTGTTGAAGCGTTTTGTGGAAAGCGGGCAAGTAGTTTCCGCTGGACAACCAATATTTTTGATTGGTGGATCTGGCAGTAAAGGTTCGCAAGTTATGCGTGTTGGGCTGGCCGACAGGGAAGTGGTAAAACTTAAATCCGGCGACAGGGCCGAGATGTTTTTCGACGCTTATCCATCCAAAACCTTTGAGGCTTTTGTAACCGAGATCGCCGAAAAGGCGGATCCAACTACAGGTCTTTTCGAGGTGGAGCTTTCGCTTGGCAAATACCGTCCGGAATTGAAAAGCGGTTTTATAGGCAAGGTTTCTCTCTACCCTTCGAAAACCGAAGAGGTTTACGTAGTGCCGATGTCGGCGTTGGTGGAAGGCGAGGTAAAGACTGCGACGGTCTTTATAACATACGACGGTGCCACTGTCCATCGTAAGACGCTTCGGGTATCCGAAATAAGGGGCGATTCTTTTACAGTACCGCAAAGCGAATTGGACTCCGGGGCCAAGATTATTACGGCCGGAGCGCCCTATCTTCGAGACCGGGATTCCGTGGTTATCGTGCGCCACAACATCATCAGTCCGGCCCTTCCGATATTATAA
- a CDS encoding efflux RND transporter permease subunit, with translation MKLPEIALKNRMFVLTVVALAVFVGFRSFKTMPRAEDPFLSTPNYAVVVVLPGMSPEDMEELVADPIEEAMDELDDITEIRTEISNGLAIINVEASFGIDYDDKYDDIVGEVNQLRQTLPSGIVMLDVTQFKPEDMVVVRQYALVSEGASYAQLYDEAERFEDLLNQSELVKKVEIEASPEERVRISLDFRKMANLGVNLSQVAGVLSGNNVNIPGGEIKSGTMSFNVKSSGKYGSLDEIRNTAIGAHEGKIVYLRHIAEVGHAYEDQRWIARYGAKKSIFVTVTQKKGGNIMTLAGDLDKKEANFSEKLPVSISLETAFDQAPAVKGRLDEFVVNLVQGIVLVGVIILVFLGWRPALVVMVVIPLSILLAITVLNFSGYALQQISIASLVIALGLLVDNGIVVIENIVRFRRDGYTLAEAAAKGTGEVGYSIISSTLTTVLAFAPLAFMASGPGVFLRSMPLTVIYVLTASLILALTFTPIMARKILKQKGEIKTPVVSRHLEKLIEKFYAPALRFALRKGWVVLGSGIITLLGALSLFPSIGVSFFPTADKPMLLISADHPYTRNILHTDSTMRFIGSVLDTMDYVDSYVTNAGHGNPQVYYNRQPEEYKSYHGEALVNFKEWDPDKFYATLANLRKTFADYPDAKITFSELKNGAPFEAPIEVMIMGKDLEVLRKISFDIEKIVDESEGTLDVANPLANAKTDIKVNINRDKAALLNVSLLDIDKTVRAGLGGLRIDDVSMDVDNEEYPLIIRMPFDGKNTVEDFGKMYVTNRMGRHIPLSQLAVVEFEQDYAQINHYNTERNTAVTANVTNPDKTKAITEAIIPKLDAYDWPDGYRYRMGGEYESQTESFGDLGTLLFVAMVLIFAVLVLQFRSVSQPLIIFSAIPLAVSGSFVALYLTNWSFSFFAFIGFISLVGIVVNNSIILVDYTNQLMESGMAKTNAITTAAHRRFTPIVLTTLTTILGLLPLTLSGTSLWSPLGWTLIGGMISSTLLTLLVVPILYQWFTKGRKDLAEA, from the coding sequence ATGAAATTACCAGAGATAGCCCTAAAAAACAGGATGTTCGTCCTGACGGTCGTGGCCTTGGCGGTTTTTGTCGGGTTCCGATCGTTTAAGACTATGCCCCGGGCCGAGGATCCTTTTCTCTCCACGCCCAACTACGCCGTGGTGGTCGTTTTGCCCGGAATGAGCCCCGAGGATATGGAAGAGCTGGTGGCCGATCCTATTGAGGAAGCCATGGACGAACTGGACGATATTACGGAAATCCGTACCGAAATTAGCAACGGCTTGGCGATAATCAATGTCGAGGCCTCCTTCGGAATAGACTATGACGACAAGTATGACGATATAGTCGGCGAAGTGAATCAGCTTAGGCAAACGCTCCCTTCGGGTATTGTTATGCTTGACGTTACGCAGTTCAAACCCGAGGATATGGTTGTGGTTCGGCAGTACGCTTTGGTGTCGGAAGGCGCTTCGTACGCCCAACTTTACGACGAGGCCGAGCGCTTCGAAGACTTGCTGAACCAATCGGAACTGGTAAAGAAAGTGGAGATAGAGGCCTCGCCCGAAGAGCGTGTACGGATTAGCCTTGATTTTAGGAAGATGGCCAATCTGGGCGTCAACCTTTCGCAAGTGGCCGGCGTGCTGAGCGGCAACAACGTCAATATTCCCGGAGGGGAAATAAAGTCGGGGACGATGAGCTTTAACGTGAAGTCGTCGGGCAAATACGGTTCGCTGGACGAGATCCGGAATACGGCCATCGGCGCTCATGAAGGTAAGATCGTTTACCTCAGGCATATCGCGGAAGTAGGGCACGCTTACGAAGACCAGCGGTGGATAGCCCGCTACGGCGCCAAGAAGTCCATATTCGTAACCGTTACGCAGAAAAAGGGCGGAAACATCATGACTTTAGCCGGTGATCTGGATAAAAAGGAAGCTAATTTTTCCGAGAAATTGCCGGTATCCATTTCATTGGAAACCGCCTTTGACCAAGCCCCTGCGGTAAAGGGGCGCCTTGATGAGTTTGTTGTGAATTTGGTACAGGGTATCGTTTTGGTAGGCGTGATTATTCTGGTGTTTTTGGGTTGGCGTCCGGCTTTGGTGGTAATGGTCGTTATTCCGTTATCAATACTTTTGGCGATCACCGTTCTCAATTTTTCCGGCTACGCTTTACAGCAGATTTCCATCGCCTCTCTGGTTATCGCCCTTGGGCTTTTGGTGGATAACGGGATAGTGGTGATCGAAAATATCGTTCGCTTCAGACGCGACGGTTATACATTGGCGGAAGCCGCGGCGAAAGGTACTGGCGAGGTGGGGTATTCCATTATCAGTTCTACGCTTACCACCGTTTTGGCTTTCGCTCCCTTGGCTTTTATGGCCAGTGGACCGGGCGTTTTCCTGCGCAGTATGCCGCTAACCGTAATTTACGTACTTACCGCTTCGCTGATTCTGGCCCTGACCTTTACGCCTATTATGGCCAGAAAAATATTAAAACAAAAAGGCGAGATCAAGACCCCGGTGGTTTCCAGACATCTGGAAAAATTAATAGAAAAATTCTACGCTCCGGCTTTGCGGTTCGCCCTTAGAAAAGGCTGGGTGGTTTTGGGCAGTGGCATAATAACTTTATTAGGAGCCTTGTCCCTGTTTCCGAGCATTGGCGTAAGCTTCTTTCCCACGGCCGACAAACCGATGCTGTTGATCAGTGCGGACCATCCTTATACCAGGAATATCCTGCATACCGACAGCACTATGCGCTTTATAGGTTCGGTGCTGGACACGATGGATTACGTGGATTCGTACGTTACCAACGCCGGTCACGGGAATCCGCAAGTGTATTACAATCGTCAGCCAGAGGAATATAAATCGTATCACGGCGAGGCTCTGGTGAATTTTAAGGAATGGGATCCCGATAAATTCTACGCCACTTTGGCAAACCTCCGTAAGACATTCGCCGATTATCCTGACGCTAAGATCACTTTTAGCGAATTGAAAAACGGTGCGCCCTTCGAAGCTCCCATAGAGGTTATGATTATGGGCAAAGACTTGGAGGTGTTGAGAAAAATATCTTTTGATATAGAAAAGATAGTGGACGAGTCCGAAGGGACTCTGGACGTAGCCAATCCGTTGGCCAACGCCAAAACCGACATCAAGGTAAATATCAATAGGGACAAAGCGGCTTTATTAAATGTTTCCTTGTTGGATATTGACAAAACGGTAAGGGCCGGGCTAGGCGGGTTGCGTATCGACGACGTGTCAATGGATGTGGACAACGAGGAATATCCGTTGATTATAAGAATGCCTTTCGATGGGAAAAATACAGTGGAAGATTTCGGTAAGATGTACGTCACCAACCGCATGGGGCGACATATACCGTTGAGCCAATTGGCAGTGGTGGAGTTTGAGCAGGACTACGCCCAAATCAACCATTACAATACCGAAAGAAATACGGCCGTAACGGCCAATGTCACCAACCCCGACAAGACCAAGGCGATTACCGAAGCCATTATCCCGAAACTGGACGCCTATGATTGGCCCGATGGATACCGCTACCGAATGGGGGGCGAATACGAAAGCCAAACCGAAAGTTTCGGCGATTTGGGAACTTTGCTGTTCGTGGCCATGGTATTGATTTTCGCCGTATTGGTATTGCAGTTCCGTTCCGTAAGCCAGCCGTTGATTATATTTTCGGCCATACCGCTGGCCGTCAGCGGATCGTTTGTGGCGCTGTACCTGACCAACTGGTCGTTTTCGTTCTTCGCTTTTATCGGCTTTATCAGCCTGGTGGGCATAGTGGTCAACAACTCCATAATATTGGTGGATTACACCAACCAACTAATGGAATCGGGAATGGCCAAGACGAACGCCATAACCACCGCAGCCCACAGGCGCTTTACGCCGATAGTGCTGACTACCCTTACCACCATCTTAGGGCTGTTGCCGCTGACGCTTTCGGGAACCTCACTTTGGTCGCCTCTGGGCTGGACTCTTATCGGCGGGATGATATCTTCTACCTTGCTGACCCTATTGGTCGTTCCTATTCTGTATCAATGGTTTACCAAAGGAAGAAAGGATTTGGCGGAAGCGTAA
- a CDS encoding SDR family NAD(P)-dependent oxidoreductase — protein MDELEFTESEWNTCLKVLEILKNDPLNNPDNKRFSGIITKLHKNAKKALNKEKNENRARQDKETVFSSAIAMNALAGVSFFSDGKPKEQRYKAVHNPRNCYCCNSPYYDVHSFYHRLCPDCAEQNYAWRFRSPDLSGRNIIITGGRVKVGFATALRFLRAGANVTVTTRFPALALETYSKEPDYSEWKDKLFLYGLDLRNLGAVKEFITEYKKRYPHLDILINNAAQTIKYTEEFYRPIIAEERKHLENLSSANRLFSENKTPVTENETRRLPASSFDKVSLTRFGQPVDTRHKNSWNSTLEEIGDYELLEVNLINQISPYLMLRELASHMRNSPYPERFVINVTSSEGQFSYSNKTIYHPHTNMTKAALNMMTRTSARELAVSGIFMNAVDVGWISTGAVESLRKRQFERGYIPPLDSVDGASRIMHPVFESLINKVTFVGKLLKNYKIENW, from the coding sequence ATGGACGAATTAGAGTTTACGGAAAGCGAGTGGAATACCTGCCTTAAAGTTTTGGAGATACTTAAAAACGATCCGCTGAATAATCCCGATAACAAGCGCTTCAGTGGCATAATCACCAAGCTCCATAAGAATGCGAAAAAAGCCCTTAATAAAGAGAAAAACGAAAACAGGGCAAGGCAAGACAAAGAAACCGTTTTTTCATCCGCAATTGCCATGAACGCTTTGGCGGGAGTGAGCTTTTTTAGTGATGGGAAGCCAAAAGAACAGCGATACAAGGCGGTACACAATCCACGGAATTGCTATTGCTGTAACAGCCCGTACTACGACGTTCATTCTTTTTATCACAGGCTTTGCCCTGATTGCGCCGAACAGAACTACGCTTGGCGTTTCCGTTCGCCCGATCTTTCCGGTCGGAATATAATTATTACCGGAGGGCGCGTCAAAGTCGGTTTCGCTACCGCATTACGATTCCTTAGGGCCGGAGCGAATGTGACGGTTACTACCCGGTTTCCCGCTTTGGCACTGGAAACTTACAGCAAAGAGCCTGATTATTCAGAATGGAAAGACAAGCTTTTCCTTTACGGATTGGATTTAAGAAACCTCGGAGCCGTAAAGGAATTCATAACCGAGTATAAGAAGAGATATCCGCATCTAGATATATTGATCAATAACGCCGCGCAAACGATCAAATATACGGAGGAGTTTTATCGTCCGATTATCGCCGAAGAGCGAAAGCATTTAGAGAACTTATCTTCAGCCAACCGTTTGTTCAGCGAGAATAAAACACCCGTAACCGAAAACGAAACCCGAAGGCTTCCGGCCTCAAGCTTCGACAAAGTATCCCTTACACGCTTCGGGCAACCGGTGGACACAAGACATAAAAACAGCTGGAACTCCACTCTTGAGGAAATCGGCGATTATGAATTGTTGGAAGTAAACCTTATCAACCAAATATCCCCTTATCTGATGCTTAGGGAATTGGCTTCGCATATGAGGAATTCCCCTTATCCGGAACGTTTTGTCATCAACGTGACCTCTTCCGAGGGACAATTCAGTTATTCGAACAAAACGATATATCATCCGCATACGAATATGACCAAGGCGGCGCTGAATATGATGACCCGCACGTCTGCCCGAGAGCTTGCCGTAAGCGGAATATTCATGAATGCGGTGGATGTGGGTTGGATCTCTACCGGTGCGGTGGAATCTCTTCGCAAAAGACAGTTTGAACGAGGGTATATCCCTCCTTTGGATTCTGTGGACGGAGCATCGAGAATCATGCACCCCGTGTTTGAATCTCTTATCAATAAAGTTACCTTTGTAGGTAAGTTGTTAAAAAATTACAAGATCGAGAATTGGTAA
- a CDS encoding DUF434 domain-containing protein has translation MPHKQNHRGANPRDAKSFSDKQLPDLKQALEHLNYLLSRDYNPKSSLKLVGDRFRFTERQRRAIAHSACGEKELKERRAKHVSADQIAGKKIAVDGYNQLITMEAALSKAPVFIGTDGCYRDIASVHGTYRRVEETIPALELFAKFFEEMNPEKVLWVFDKPISNSGRLKQMIQTLADEKGWRWDVTLDFNPDKYIAEKEGWIAVSSDSWVLDNSDQWLNLNAYLIDKHVPDAWLIDFENIKTDNECKSGM, from the coding sequence ATGCCTCATAAACAAAACCATAGGGGAGCTAATCCCAGAGACGCCAAATCGTTCTCGGACAAACAGCTTCCGGACCTAAAACAAGCGCTTGAACACCTGAATTATCTTCTTTCAAGAGACTATAACCCTAAATCATCCCTGAAATTGGTGGGCGACCGGTTCCGTTTTACCGAACGGCAACGCAGGGCTATCGCCCATTCGGCTTGTGGCGAAAAGGAACTAAAGGAAAGGCGGGCAAAACACGTTAGCGCTGATCAAATTGCGGGAAAGAAAATAGCGGTGGACGGTTATAACCAATTAATCACAATGGAGGCCGCCTTGTCGAAAGCTCCCGTGTTTATCGGTACGGACGGCTGCTATCGCGATATTGCCAGTGTGCACGGTACTTACAGAAGGGTAGAGGAGACTATTCCGGCGCTTGAGCTGTTCGCCAAATTTTTTGAGGAAATGAACCCTGAAAAGGTGCTTTGGGTGTTTGACAAACCCATTTCCAACAGCGGAAGGCTAAAGCAAATGATCCAAACCTTGGCCGACGAAAAGGGATGGCGCTGGGACGTGACGCTGGATTTTAATCCCGACAAATATATTGCGGAGAAAGAAGGCTGGATAGCCGTTTCCTCAGACAGTTGGGTTTTGGACAATTCTGACCAATGGCTGAACCTGAACGCCTACCTAATTGACAAGCATGTTCCCGACGCTTGGTTGATTGATTTTGAAAATATCAAAACGGATAACGAATGTAAGTCTGGAATGTGA
- a CDS encoding IS982 family transposase gives MTVLDTLKLTEIFIASDDFCKRLDEYHKEKGIGNQKKSGRPATMSDSEIMTVLIFFHLSGIRCFKWYYNNVLMVYLRSYFPDLPDYTTFLTASNRVFAPMTLFMQAVRLSPRTGHNYVDSKPLAVCHNKRIKQHRVFAGIAKRGKSSMGWFFGFKLHAVINEYGQLVVVRISSGNVSDNNHKMLRSLTKDLQGFLYGDKGYISKLRDELRGKGLTLVTKLRSKMRPKEMLAEEQKHYLKHRRLIESAFDILKHVCQIEHSRHRSVKGFLINTIAALLAYTFLDKTPECPKFPKKLGKWDRKMTIELI, from the coding sequence ATGACCGTTCTGGACACTCTCAAATTAACTGAAATTTTCATCGCTTCCGACGATTTCTGCAAACGATTGGACGAGTACCACAAGGAGAAAGGAATCGGAAACCAGAAGAAATCCGGTAGGCCCGCGACGATGAGTGACAGTGAAATCATGACGGTTTTGATATTCTTTCACCTCTCCGGCATCCGGTGTTTCAAGTGGTACTACAACAACGTGCTTATGGTTTACCTGAGAAGCTACTTTCCGGACCTGCCGGACTACACCACTTTCCTTACCGCCTCAAACCGGGTTTTCGCTCCCATGACGCTTTTTATGCAGGCCGTCAGGCTGTCTCCCCGGACAGGCCACAATTACGTGGACTCCAAACCTCTGGCCGTGTGCCACAACAAAAGAATAAAACAACACAGGGTTTTCGCCGGAATCGCCAAACGTGGCAAGAGCTCGATGGGATGGTTCTTCGGGTTTAAGCTCCATGCCGTCATAAACGAATACGGACAGCTGGTCGTCGTCAGGATATCTTCGGGAAATGTATCGGACAACAACCACAAAATGCTCAGGTCACTCACCAAAGACCTGCAAGGGTTCCTCTATGGGGACAAAGGGTATATTTCCAAACTCAGGGACGAACTCAGGGGCAAAGGCCTAACCTTGGTCACAAAGCTCAGGAGTAAAATGAGGCCCAAAGAAATGCTTGCCGAAGAGCAAAAACACTATTTGAAGCACAGGCGGCTAATCGAATCGGCGTTCGATATCCTCAAACATGTTTGCCAGATTGAACACTCAAGGCACAGAAGCGTCAAAGGGTTTCTAATCAACACAATAGCCGCGTTACTCGCTTATACTTTCCTTGACAAAACACCTGAATGCCCTAAATTCCCCAAGAAGCTGGGGAAGTGGGATAGGAAGATGACGATTGAACTAATCTAA